A region from the Xenopus laevis strain J_2021 chromosome 4S, Xenopus_laevis_v10.1, whole genome shotgun sequence genome encodes:
- the LOC108715439 gene encoding M-phase phosphoprotein 6, whose protein sequence is MAAEVGKLSKNLLRMKFMQRSLDAETKKQLEEDEKKIISDEHWYLDLPELKEKESYIFEEKSFLPCEDFLYGRMSFKGFNPEVEKLMIQLNSRTETEEIVDEGKMDVDVSDEEMARRYESLVGTIKKKFTKKRNQKELNEDKDVNSNVRSSKVQKVFLKPQD, encoded by the exons TTCATGCAGCGCAGCCTTGATGCAGAGACCAAAAAGCAGTTAGAAGAAGATGAGAAGAAAATAATCAGTGATGAGCACTGGTACTTGGATTTACCAGAACTAAAAGAGAAAGA AAGTTATATATTTGAAGAAAAGAGTTTTCTGCCATGTGAAGATTTCCTGTATGGCAGAATGTCCTTTAAAGGATTTAACCCTGAGGTTGAG AAATTAATGATTCAACTGAATTCAAGAACAGAGACAGAAGAGATTGTTGACGAAGGGAAAATGGATGTTGATGTGTCTGATGAAGAAATGGCAAGAAG ATACGAGTCGTTAGTGGGCACCATCAAGAAGAAATTTACGAAAAAAAGGAACCAGAAAGAATTAAATGAAGACAAAGATGTAAACTCTAATGTTAGAAGCAGCAAAGTACaaaaagtgtttctgaagccacaAGATTAA